One Spiroplasma endosymbiont of Cantharis nigra DNA segment encodes these proteins:
- a CDS encoding SIR2 family protein translates to MSKSKKNNLENMSKYKGVVENLKDLIFSKRINFLLGAGASMPAIQCLNQNEVNQEKNFEEIILNVKEVSDKIMKCNFLEKNVELTFNNYNHFISNIIKILENSNSRETPRSVNIFTTNYDIFIEKVIDNHLYNSNFIFNDGANGYFIRKLDSGNFNRVTGFKGLNDNYINEIPVINLIKPHGSINWEKVCIKEEEEIQIKLNIIDNFSKGVVVKPNKLESQEVFLNNHFHEMLRVFQYELDKSQSVLFVLGFSFQDKHIKKMLKRAIQNRELQIYIFCYNKDDKRKILLNLQMLENNLPKNLKIFTSSDIFNSSNQKLFTLANLAEVLSIINLESDNYDK, encoded by the coding sequence TTTCAAAAAGAATTAATTTTTTGTTAGGAGCAGGTGCTTCGATGCCAGCAATACAATGTCTAAATCAAAATGAAGTTAATCAGGAAAAAAATTTTGAAGAAATTATATTAAATGTCAAAGAAGTTAGTGATAAAATTATGAAATGTAATTTTTTAGAAAAAAATGTAGAATTAACATTTAATAATTATAACCATTTTATTTCAAACATTATTAAAATATTGGAAAATTCAAACTCAAGAGAAACTCCAAGATCTGTTAATATCTTTACTACAAATTATGATATTTTTATAGAAAAAGTTATTGACAATCATTTATATAACTCTAATTTTATTTTCAATGATGGAGCAAATGGCTATTTTATAAGAAAATTAGATAGTGGTAATTTTAATCGTGTTACTGGTTTTAAAGGATTAAACGATAATTATATTAATGAAATTCCAGTTATAAATTTAATAAAACCACACGGTTCAATAAATTGAGAAAAAGTATGTATAAAAGAGGAAGAGGAAATTCAAATAAAATTAAATATTATTGATAATTTTTCTAAAGGTGTAGTTGTTAAACCAAACAAATTAGAAAGTCAAGAAGTATTTTTAAATAATCATTTTCATGAAATGTTAAGAGTATTTCAATATGAACTTGATAAATCACAATCAGTTCTTTTTGTTTTAGGTTTTTCATTCCAAGATAAACATATAAAAAAAATGTTAAAAAGAGCAATTCAAAATAGGGAGCTTCAAATTTATATTTTTTGCTATAATAAAGATGATAAGAGAAAAATACTTTTAAATCTTCAAATGCTAGAAAATAATTTACCTAAGAATCTAAAAATATTTACTTCATCGGATATATTCAATTCATCAAATCAAAAATTATTTACTTTAGCAAATTTAGCAGAAGTATTATCTATTATAAATTTAGAGAGTGATAATTATGATAAATAA